A genomic segment from Branchiostoma floridae strain S238N-H82 chromosome 7, Bfl_VNyyK, whole genome shotgun sequence encodes:
- the LOC118420058 gene encoding tumor necrosis factor receptor superfamily member 1B-like, translating into MRKRPPLASTFYHKLLTTMLVILILLVDIVSATSQTTPATPNVECRGHSRKYKTFDGDGNPVCVPCSSCSPGYGVLRPCTEYQDTVCEPCEPGKTFSGTDSPWRRCESCVQCAAHEVRRRECTPARNGRCGSCETGWFHNEITGDCDVCSWCYPEYPAITDFVSECNVTGVATGFQCAPIIDAPYPPPQEHMHLTTEGTGHPTERLEYHHLVEYVGEEDHSHGANKELDLTTHCTSTDTPPVSKDITTERLRGPVPMRTPQVSPAPRIEVSNGLLAGQSGQDHQNTSPSALPVGAVVVGIAVAVLILIVVILVVYSIKSRKRACLVKGNEGLIELTVSESPTDKTPLVENHEAPSFQNTMSTVII; encoded by the exons ATGAGGAAACGACCACCACTGGCAAGTACGTTCTACCACAAGCTACTCACCACCATG CTTGTGATCCTGATATTGCTGGTCGACATTGTGTCCGCTACATCTCAGACGACACCTGCTACACCAAACGTCGAGTGTAGGGGGCACAGTCGGAAGTACAAAACGTTTGACGGAGACGGGAACCCTGTGTGCGTACCCTGTTCCTCCTGTTCTCCCGGGTACGGCGTCCTGAGACCGTGTACAGAGTACCAGGACACGGTGTGTGAGCCCTGCGAGCCGGGGAAGACTTTCTCTGGTACTGACAGTCCATGGAGGCGGTGCGAATCGTGCGTCCAATGTGCTGCCCACGAAGTGAGGAGACGAGAGTGTACCCCAGCCAGGAATGGGAGATGCGGCTCTTGTGAAACAG gCTGGTTCCATAACGAGATAACAGGAGACTGTGATGTCTGCTCCTGGTGTTATCCTGAATACCCGGCTATCACCGACTTCGTGAGCGAGTGTAACGTGACGGGGGTGGCCACAGGCTTCCAGTGTGCGCCAATCATCGATGCGCCTTACCCTCCTCCGCAGGAACACATGCATCTTACAACGGAGGGAACAGGTCATCCGACAG AGCGACTAGAGTATCATCACCTTGTTGAATACGTGGGTGAAGAAGACCACTCACATGGAGCCAACAAAGAGCTAGACTTGACGACACATTGTACATCGACTGATACTCCCCCAGTCTCCAAAGACATCACCACTGAACGTCTCAGAGGGCCAGTGCCCATGCGCACGCCACAGGTGTCTCCGGCGCCTCGAATCGAAGTGTCCAATGGGCTGCTGGCTGGTCAGTCGGGACAAGATCATCAGAACACAAGTCCTTCAGCCTTGCCTGTTGGCGCTGTTGTTGTTGGTATCGCTGTGGCAGTTTTAATCTTAATCGTCGTAATCTTGGTTGTGTATTCTATCAAGAGTCGGAAAAGAGCCTGTCTTGTGAAAGGAAATGAAGGTTTGATAGAGTTGACGGTTTCGGAGAGTCCGACGGACAAAACCCCTTTGGTAGAAAACCATGAAGCTCCGTCCTTTCAAAACACAATGTCGACTGTTATCATTTGA
- the LOC118419965 gene encoding uncharacterized protein LOC118419965, protein MVDRCFSRCFVVAVLSIRVLHALPTTTLDSSSDIQCRGHGRKYKTVDSDGKLVCENCSKCPPGYGVSVECTEYADTVCEVCVDGRTFSGTSSSWRRCEACSVCATHELTKRECTPTKNSKCGLCLIGYFYNDITGDCDRCSWCFPEYPNIADHETECDVTGVKPGFQCGPIIDPPYPPPLDNMEHSSLSKGESTTTKFLPKRTTRSDMESSEERQKRTSEVYQTTSEFHFISSRTSPTKWPPPNDTRTTSVYARTAQTAQQPIFITPPANTSADFSTEQRVTRSPVPPTALGVALAVLVVTVLGIFCLYVKRDAERYDRENVLLQEQETPEDLALVEPLSSSENNEFLSAELAIVV, encoded by the exons ATGGTGGACAGGTGTTTCTCTCGGTGTTTTGTG GTCGCTGTTCTTTCAATCCGGGTGCTTCATGCTTTGCCAACGACAACACTGGATTCTTCCTCAGATATCCAATGCCGCGGACATGGACGAAAGTACAAGACCGTCGACTCAGACGGCAAACTGGTCTGTGAGAACTGTTCCAAGTGTCCTCCCGGCTATGGTGTGTCTGTGGAGTGTACAGAGTACGCAGACACGGTGTGTGAAGTGTGCGTCGATGGGAGGACGTTTTCGGGAACATCCAGCAGTTGGAGGCGCTGTGAAGCGTGCTCAGTTTGTGCTACCCACGAGCTGACCAAGAGGGAGTGCACGCCTACCAAAAACAGCAAATGTGGACTTTGCCTAATTG GTTATTTCTATAACGACATTACCGGGGACTGTGATCGTTGTTCTTGGTGTTTTCCCGAGTACCCGAACATTGCCGATCATGAAACTGAGTGTGACGTCACAGGGGTGAAACCTGGCTTTCAGTGCGGACCAATCATAGACCCTCCCTACCCTCCACCCCTGGACAACATGGAACATTCCAGTTTATCCAAAG GAGAAAGCACCACAACAAAATTTCTGCCAAAGAGAACTACACGGTCTGACATGGAGTCATCAGAGGAGAGGCAAAAACGAACGTCAGAAGTTTATCAAACAACTTCAGAATTTCACTTCATCTCCTCAAGGACGTCACCGACAAAATGGCCTCCTCCAAACGACACAAGAACAACATCTGTATACGCAAGGACTGCACAGACGGCTCAACAACCTATTTTCATCACACCGCCAGCCAATACTAGTGCAGATTTTTCCACAGAACAGCGCGTAACTCGAAGTCCTGTACCACCAACAGCACTTGGTGTCGCATTAGCCGTCTTAGTAGTTACGGTTCTTGGGATTTTCTGTCTTTACGTTAAGCGTGATGCTGAGAGGTATGACAGGGAAAACGTACTTTTACAAGAACAGGAAACACCCGAGGATCTGGCACTCGTGGAGCCGCTGTCAAGTTCGGAAAATAATGAGTTTCTTTCTGCAGAGCTCGCGATCGTTGTGTAA